A region from the Actinomycetota bacterium genome encodes:
- the ispD gene encoding 2-C-methyl-D-erythritol 4-phosphate cytidylyltransferase — protein sequence MSEVTAVVVAAGRGQRLADAGAGRPKALVEIDGRPLLDLALTTLRAVPAITAVVVVHPPGAGSDFRAVAGSDVALVAGGPSRSASVRCGVKALVPGSELVAIHDAARPLVPPAVIADAVEAVTGDVVAAAPGLPVTDTLKRVGTGGDVVATVGRGGLWAVHTPQVIRRDVLERTLDWAHGRDATDDLSLVEEAIAAGAVVGRVRLVRGDPRGLKVTHPEDLLLAAAIVRGTRP from the coding sequence GTGAGCGAGGTCACCGCGGTCGTGGTCGCGGCCGGCCGCGGGCAGCGACTCGCCGACGCTGGCGCCGGCCGGCCCAAGGCGCTGGTCGAGATCGACGGACGGCCCCTCCTGGACCTCGCGCTCACCACCCTGCGGGCCGTGCCGGCCATCACCGCCGTCGTGGTGGTTCACCCGCCGGGCGCCGGATCCGACTTCCGCGCCGTCGCCGGCAGCGACGTGGCCTTGGTCGCGGGCGGTCCGAGCCGGTCAGCTAGCGTCCGCTGCGGGGTGAAGGCGCTCGTGCCGGGGAGCGAGCTGGTGGCCATCCACGACGCCGCCCGCCCGCTGGTGCCCCCGGCCGTGATCGCCGACGCGGTCGAGGCCGTAACCGGCGACGTGGTGGCGGCGGCTCCCGGTCTGCCGGTGACCGACACGTTGAAGCGGGTGGGCACCGGCGGTGACGTGGTCGCCACGGTCGGGCGTGGTGGCCTGTGGGCGGTCCACACCCCGCAGGTGATCCGCCGCGACGTCCTCGAACGGACGCTCGACTGGGCGCACGGTCGCGACGCCACCGACGACCTATCCCTCGTCGAGGAAGCCATCGCCGCAGGTGCCGTGGTCGGCCGGGTTCGGCTGGTGCGGGGCGACCCGCGCGGCCTGAAGGTCACCCACCCCGAGGATCTTCTGCTCGCCGCCGCGATCGTTCGTGGGACCCGTCCGTGA
- the rlmB gene encoding 23S rRNA (guanosine(2251)-2'-O)-methyltransferase RlmB gives MRELLRAGTDVAEIHIDPSRRQSPVLGEIRDMARASGTAVVDSDRHQLDDLAGGVAHQGVVAVAAPYRYRDVDDVVAAVPPRQPPLLVALDGVTDPHNLGSVARTAEAVGAHGLLVPARRAVGVTPAAEKAAAGALAYLPVAQVTNLVRTLTALAVRPVWSVGLDTGGDLSIFDCELLAEPVVVVVGAEGRGLSRLVADTCDQLAALPMRGRVASLNASVAAAVALYEALRRRG, from the coding sequence GTGCGTGAGCTGCTGCGTGCAGGCACCGACGTGGCCGAGATCCACATCGACCCGTCCCGGCGCCAGTCACCGGTCCTGGGCGAGATCCGTGATATGGCCCGCGCGTCGGGGACCGCGGTGGTCGACAGCGACCGCCATCAGCTCGACGACCTCGCTGGCGGCGTGGCCCACCAGGGTGTCGTCGCGGTCGCAGCCCCTTACCGCTACCGCGACGTGGACGACGTCGTGGCGGCGGTGCCGCCCCGACAGCCGCCGCTCCTCGTCGCCCTCGACGGCGTCACCGACCCGCACAACCTCGGGTCGGTCGCCCGGACAGCCGAGGCGGTCGGGGCGCACGGCCTGCTCGTCCCTGCGCGCCGGGCGGTCGGGGTCACTCCCGCTGCCGAGAAGGCCGCGGCCGGGGCGCTCGCGTACCTCCCCGTCGCACAGGTCACCAACCTGGTCCGCACCCTGACTGCCTTGGCGGTGCGTCCGGTGTGGTCGGTCGGCCTGGATACAGGCGGAGACCTCTCCATCTTCGACTGCGAACTGCTGGCTGAACCGGTCGTCGTCGTCGTCGGGGCGGAGGGACGCGGCTTGAGCCGTCTGGTGGCTGACACCTGCGACCAGCTGGCGGCTCTGCCGATGCGTGGCCGGGTCGCGTCGCTCAACGCCTCGGTCGCGGCAGCCGTGGCGTTGTACGAAGCGCTGCGGCGCAGGGGATGA
- a CDS encoding CarD family transcriptional regulator codes for MVFTVGDTVVYPHHGAAIIEKVETRELRGETREYFVLRLTYGDLTVMVPQDSVEECGVRDVVTKKEVEKVLDILRQPEGKQAGNWSRRFKANYEKLRSGDIYQVAEVLRNLCTREKDKGLSAGEKRMLTKAKQILLSELAVAIKKDEEKAEELVNKTLAEAQG; via the coding sequence ATGGTCTTCACCGTCGGCGACACCGTCGTCTACCCGCACCACGGCGCCGCGATCATCGAGAAGGTGGAGACCCGCGAACTGAGAGGTGAGACGCGCGAGTACTTCGTTCTCCGCCTGACATACGGCGACCTGACCGTCATGGTCCCTCAGGACTCGGTCGAGGAGTGCGGTGTCCGCGACGTGGTGACCAAGAAGGAGGTCGAGAAGGTCCTCGACATCCTGCGCCAGCCCGAAGGCAAGCAGGCCGGCAACTGGTCACGGCGGTTCAAGGCCAACTACGAGAAGCTTCGCTCGGGGGACATCTACCAGGTCGCCGAGGTGCTCCGTAACCTCTGCACGCGGGAGAAGGACAAGGGCCTGTCAGCCGGAGAGAAGCGCATGCTGACCAAGGCCAAGCAGATCCTGCTGTCCGAGCTCGCCGTCGCGATCAAGAAGGACGAAGAGAAGGCCGAGGAGCTGGTCAACAAGACCCTCGCCGAGGCGCAGGGCTGA
- a CDS encoding LytR C-terminal domain-containing protein: protein MSKHLEDGDRSFVASVVRHLLAGVALVATVAAAFWGVGRLQTTPTEVEVGTGTTQEPTVETPAVTATEDAPTIEDTAAVQDPPTATSPTATSPTVTPTDPATSTVPAVDPSQVTVQVLDATSDGGGRAAHAARTLREAGYRVVAVNRAVRSYARTTVFYTADQTVEAQAVAAALPSEDEVIEAKPDSLSDSVKVHVVVGTDYPKP, encoded by the coding sequence GTGAGCAAGCATCTCGAAGACGGCGACCGCAGCTTCGTCGCGTCCGTCGTCCGCCACCTCCTGGCCGGCGTGGCGCTGGTCGCCACGGTGGCGGCGGCGTTCTGGGGAGTCGGGCGGCTGCAGACGACGCCAACCGAGGTCGAGGTCGGGACGGGAACGACGCAGGAGCCCACCGTCGAGACGCCCGCCGTCACCGCCACCGAGGACGCTCCCACCATCGAAGACACGGCTGCTGTGCAGGATCCGCCCACCGCCACGTCGCCCACGGCCACGTCGCCGACCGTCACCCCGACTGACCCCGCCACGTCGACCGTGCCTGCCGTCGACCCGTCGCAGGTCACGGTGCAGGTCCTCGACGCCACCTCGGACGGTGGCGGCCGCGCCGCGCACGCCGCCCGTACCCTCCGCGAGGCCGGATACAGGGTGGTGGCCGTCAACCGGGCTGTGCGCAGCTACGCCCGGACGACGGTGTTCTACACGGCCGATCAGACCGTCGAGGCCCAAGCGGTCGCCGCGGCGCTGCCCAGCGAGGACGAGGTCATCGAGGCCAAGCCCGACAGCCTGTCCGACTCCGTCAAGGTCCACGTCGTCGTCGGGACCGACTACCCCAAACCGTGA
- the ispF gene encoding 2-C-methyl-D-erythritol 2,4-cyclodiphosphate synthase: MRVGTGFDVHAFADDRSRPLVLAGVEIPGAPGLAGHSDADVVAHAFADALLGAAALGDLGSQFGVDDPGLAGTSSLELLARVATQVAAVGWRISNLDCVVVAQRPPLATFRDEMRVRVATRLGLPHGDVSVKITSTDRLGAVGRAEGIACLATCCIVRSGSDGAPPPV; the protein is encoded by the coding sequence GTGAGGGTCGGGACCGGCTTCGACGTGCACGCCTTCGCCGACGATCGCTCCCGACCGCTGGTGCTGGCCGGGGTCGAGATCCCCGGCGCGCCCGGGCTGGCCGGCCACTCCGACGCCGACGTGGTCGCGCACGCGTTCGCCGACGCCTTGTTGGGCGCCGCAGCGCTGGGCGACCTGGGCAGCCAGTTCGGGGTCGACGATCCCGGCCTGGCCGGAACCTCCTCGCTGGAGCTGCTGGCCCGCGTCGCGACACAGGTTGCGGCGGTCGGCTGGCGCATCAGCAACCTCGACTGCGTGGTCGTGGCACAACGTCCGCCTCTGGCGACGTTCCGCGACGAGATGCGCGTCCGGGTGGCGACCCGACTCGGCCTGCCCCACGGTGACGTCTCGGTGAAGATCACCTCCACCGACCGCCTCGGTGCGGTCGGCCGGGCTGAGGGGATCGCGTGCCTGGCCACGTGTTGCATCGTCCGGTCGGGTTCGGACGGTGCCCCGCCCCCCGTTTAG
- the cysS gene encoding cysteine--tRNA ligase: protein MAINIYDTLARRKVPFQPRDDGRAAVYVCGPTVYGDPHIGHGRFAVVFDIFHRYLRYRGYDTTFVMNITDIDDKIIARAAHEGVSAFQIGDRYARTWNRAMDALGVIPPDVQPRATGHVGEMQRLIQDLIDRGHAYVSDGNVLFRVRSFPGYGRLSRRRLEDAQQPSDVAEVVKEDATDFALWKAAKPGEPSWPSPWGDGRPGWHIECSAMAAKHLGHGFDVHGGGVDLIFPHHENEIAQHEAVHGPPFARYWMHNGMLEFAESKMSKSVGNVVGIDDALARWGRGPLRLWYATSGYRSPLMFSEELIDEAGNAFERIVTFVRNARAAADEVEPSREAGRRHVAAFEEALDDDLNLPGALAALHEAVNTGNEWFGRADAGERDAQAAVRGVAETVVRLGDDVLGLGIAATLRPAEELGRRFGPMVEELLRRRDAARSERDFATADAIRDLLGRAGITVEDRPGGPRWHIEPDTFRHDGAEPLAVEQQAAELPTAQI, encoded by the coding sequence ATGGCGATCAACATCTACGACACACTCGCACGCAGGAAGGTCCCCTTCCAACCGCGTGATGATGGCCGCGCGGCGGTGTACGTCTGCGGCCCGACCGTCTACGGCGACCCCCACATCGGTCACGGCCGGTTCGCCGTCGTGTTCGACATCTTCCACCGCTACCTGCGCTACCGCGGTTACGACACGACGTTCGTGATGAACATCACCGACATCGACGACAAGATCATCGCGCGCGCGGCGCACGAGGGCGTGTCGGCGTTCCAGATCGGCGACCGGTACGCACGGACCTGGAACCGGGCCATGGACGCGCTGGGCGTGATCCCCCCCGACGTGCAGCCGCGCGCCACGGGACACGTCGGCGAGATGCAGCGGCTGATCCAGGACCTGATCGACCGGGGTCACGCCTACGTCTCGGACGGCAACGTCCTGTTCCGGGTGCGATCCTTCCCCGGGTACGGCCGGCTGTCGCGGCGGCGGCTGGAGGACGCGCAGCAACCCAGCGACGTGGCCGAGGTCGTCAAGGAGGATGCCACGGACTTCGCGCTGTGGAAGGCCGCCAAGCCAGGCGAGCCCAGCTGGCCGTCGCCGTGGGGTGACGGCCGGCCTGGCTGGCACATCGAGTGTTCGGCGATGGCCGCCAAGCACCTGGGGCACGGCTTCGACGTGCACGGCGGCGGGGTCGACCTCATCTTCCCCCACCACGAGAACGAGATCGCGCAGCACGAAGCGGTCCACGGGCCTCCGTTCGCGCGCTACTGGATGCACAACGGGATGCTGGAGTTCGCCGAGAGCAAGATGTCCAAGAGCGTCGGGAACGTCGTCGGGATCGACGACGCGCTCGCCCGCTGGGGTCGTGGCCCGCTGCGACTGTGGTACGCGACCTCCGGGTACCGCAGCCCCCTGATGTTCAGCGAGGAGCTGATCGACGAGGCCGGGAACGCGTTCGAACGCATCGTGACGTTCGTGCGCAACGCGCGGGCCGCCGCTGACGAGGTCGAGCCGTCCCGCGAGGCGGGGCGTCGGCACGTTGCCGCCTTCGAGGAGGCCCTCGACGACGACCTGAACTTGCCCGGTGCGCTGGCGGCGCTGCACGAGGCGGTCAACACGGGCAACGAGTGGTTCGGTCGGGCAGACGCCGGCGAACGCGACGCACAGGCCGCGGTCCGCGGCGTGGCCGAGACCGTGGTGAGGTTGGGCGACGACGTCCTGGGGTTGGGCATCGCCGCAACGCTCCGGCCAGCCGAGGAACTCGGGCGCCGGTTCGGCCCGATGGTCGAGGAGCTGCTCCGGCGACGCGACGCCGCCCGCTCCGAGCGCGACTTCGCGACGGCCGACGCGATCCGTGACCTGCTCGGACGGGCGGGCATCACCGTCGAGGACCGGCCCGGAGGACCACGGTGGCACATCGAGCCGGACACCTTCCGCCACGACGGCGCGGAGCCGCTCGCCGTTGAGCAGCAGGCCGCGGAGCTCCCCACCGCCCAGATCTGA
- a CDS encoding DUF3263 domain-containing protein: MGHHTDAEEDHLDARDRAILDFEREWWKVAGAKEQGIRQRFDVSPTRYYQLLNRLIDDDAALAYDPMLVKRLRRLRAARQRRRAARRLGTDSSADR, translated from the coding sequence ATGGGTCACCACACCGACGCGGAAGAGGACCATCTCGACGCCCGTGACCGCGCCATCCTCGATTTCGAGCGGGAGTGGTGGAAGGTGGCTGGCGCCAAGGAGCAGGGGATCCGCCAGCGGTTCGACGTGTCCCCGACCCGCTACTACCAGCTCCTCAACCGTCTGATCGACGACGACGCCGCGCTGGCGTACGACCCGATGCTCGTCAAGCGGCTGCGACGCCTCCGTGCCGCCCGGCAGCGTCGGCGGGCCGCCCGCCGTCTGGGCACCGACTCCTCCGCTGACCGGTGA
- the disA gene encoding DNA integrity scanning diadenylate cyclase DisA: MQPHRRNEDFRAVLAKLSPGTVLREAVQRVIAGHRGALIVIGMNSQVEPVISGGFDVDINCTAQRLSELAKMDGAIILSDDGERILRANVHLVPNPSISTDETGTRHRTAERVARQCKVPVISVSESMRIVTLYINSGKIVLEDVSSLLVRANQALATLERYRVRLDEGSASLSALEIEDNVTVRDVVQVLQRAEMVVRIAEEIEDYVVELGSEGRLIQLQLDELMSQVQDERALVVQDYLADRRRKLETVLDELSSLSTEELLELERIAKALAYDPDEVDQAVAPRGYRLLAKIPRLPDPVIEKLIKRFTNLQGVMAASLEDLDDVEGVGAARARSIKDGLARLAESSLLERYV, translated from the coding sequence GTGCAGCCCCACCGGCGCAACGAGGACTTCCGCGCCGTGCTCGCCAAGCTGTCGCCGGGGACCGTGCTGCGCGAGGCCGTCCAACGGGTCATCGCTGGTCACCGCGGGGCGCTGATCGTCATCGGGATGAACTCCCAGGTCGAGCCGGTGATCTCCGGTGGCTTCGACGTGGACATCAACTGCACCGCACAGCGCCTGTCCGAGCTGGCGAAGATGGACGGGGCGATCATCCTCTCCGACGACGGGGAGCGGATCCTGCGTGCCAACGTCCATCTGGTCCCCAACCCGTCGATCAGCACCGACGAGACCGGCACGCGCCACCGCACGGCCGAGCGCGTCGCCAGGCAGTGCAAGGTCCCGGTGATCTCGGTCAGCGAATCGATGCGGATCGTGACCCTGTACATCAACAGCGGGAAGATCGTCCTGGAGGACGTCTCGTCGCTGTTGGTCCGGGCGAACCAGGCCCTGGCGACCCTGGAGCGGTACCGGGTGCGACTCGACGAGGGTTCCGCCTCGCTGTCAGCCCTCGAGATCGAGGACAACGTCACCGTCCGCGATGTCGTACAGGTGCTGCAGCGCGCCGAGATGGTCGTCCGCATCGCCGAGGAGATCGAGGACTACGTCGTCGAGCTCGGCAGCGAAGGGCGGCTGATCCAGCTGCAACTCGACGAACTGATGTCGCAGGTGCAAGACGAGCGCGCCCTGGTCGTGCAGGATTACCTGGCCGACCGGCGCCGCAAGCTCGAGACCGTCCTCGACGAGCTGTCTTCGCTTTCCACCGAGGAGCTCCTCGAGCTGGAACGGATCGCCAAAGCACTGGCCTACGACCCCGACGAGGTCGATCAGGCGGTGGCGCCCCGCGGCTACCGGCTGCTGGCCAAGATCCCGCGGCTCCCCGACCCGGTGATCGAGAAGCTGATCAAGCGGTTCACCAACCTGCAGGGCGTCATGGCCGCGAGCCTGGAGGACCTCGACGACGTCGAAGGAGTCGGCGCGGCACGGGCCCGGTCGATCAAAGACGGGTTGGCACGCCTGGCCGAATCATCGCTTCTGGAACGCTACGTATGA
- the sigH gene encoding RNA polymerase sporulation sigma factor SigH: MGHARLWGPDERRPAATVLSDEDLVDLARDGDEHAIRELIGRYRRFARSRARSYFLIGGDREDVVQEGMIGLYKAIRDYVGDHDSTFRSFAELCITRQILTAIRSATRRKHAPLNSYVSFDRPQWLADQEVGTVGDTVAVEPDADPARILIASDERRALEEACQGLLSRLEAAVLELYVDGRSYREIADHLGRHVKAVDNALQRIKRKLEDHLRDGGGDDGRIERSIDQR, from the coding sequence ATGGGCCATGCCCGGCTGTGGGGCCCGGACGAGCGCCGCCCTGCCGCGACCGTGCTGTCCGACGAAGACCTCGTGGACCTGGCCCGCGACGGCGACGAGCACGCTATCCGCGAGCTGATCGGCCGCTACCGGCGCTTCGCGCGCTCCAGGGCCCGCTCCTACTTCCTGATCGGTGGCGACCGTGAGGACGTCGTCCAGGAGGGGATGATCGGGCTGTACAAAGCGATCCGTGACTACGTCGGCGATCACGACTCGACGTTCCGTTCGTTCGCGGAGCTGTGCATCACCCGCCAGATCCTGACGGCCATCAGGTCGGCTACGCGCCGCAAGCACGCCCCGCTCAACTCCTACGTGTCCTTCGACCGGCCGCAGTGGCTGGCGGACCAGGAGGTCGGCACGGTCGGTGACACGGTCGCGGTCGAGCCCGACGCCGATCCGGCGCGGATCCTGATCGCATCGGATGAGCGACGTGCGCTGGAGGAGGCGTGTCAGGGGCTGCTGTCCCGGCTCGAAGCCGCGGTGCTCGAGCTGTACGTCGACGGGCGCAGCTACCGAGAGATCGCCGACCACCTCGGCCGGCACGTGAAAGCGGTCGACAACGCCCTGCAGCGCATCAAGCGCAAGCTCGAGGACCACCTGCGTGACGGGGGTGGCGATGACGGTCGGATCGAGCGCTCGATCGACCAGCGCTGA
- a CDS encoding TRAM domain-containing protein: MRTREAGDRTDDAGSPPRAPADPRPAPTPTRRGGAPWAVELIRLAVVLSFTAAGFAVGPPVDALLGPDVAPVDLTTTRLIASVLGALVGYVAGGVLGRGFLSGVDAAEARLRRIDAAVLVSAVLGAAVAGLLAALLLTPVLVLPYKAVTVPAAMTVAAIAMYVGGRLGAARGGDLLRFLGARGRIEVTSPTRGGITKLVDTSALIDGRILEVARGGFLEGTVVIPRFILEELQRLADTEEPRRRRAGRRGLEALQRLQHEQVVGVEVTDDDVAQFADVDAKLAALARERRAALLTVDANLSRVAEISGVRVLNLHALAEALRPPVLPGDRIEIRINKPGREPGQGVGYLPDGTMVVVERARPHVGEQVTAEVASLLQNRNGRMVFATLQDQ; encoded by the coding sequence ATGCGGACGCGCGAGGCCGGCGACCGAACCGACGACGCGGGTTCCCCTCCGCGCGCACCGGCTGATCCCCGTCCCGCTCCGACCCCGACGCGACGTGGGGGCGCTCCGTGGGCGGTTGAGCTGATCCGGTTGGCGGTCGTCCTGAGTTTCACCGCCGCCGGCTTCGCCGTCGGGCCACCCGTCGATGCGCTCTTAGGTCCCGATGTGGCGCCGGTGGATCTGACGACCACCCGTCTGATCGCGTCGGTGCTGGGCGCGTTGGTCGGCTACGTCGCCGGAGGGGTCCTCGGCCGTGGCTTCCTGTCCGGCGTCGACGCCGCCGAGGCCCGTCTACGCCGTATCGACGCGGCCGTGTTGGTCTCGGCGGTGCTCGGCGCCGCTGTCGCCGGGCTGCTGGCCGCGCTCCTCCTCACGCCGGTCCTGGTCCTTCCGTACAAGGCGGTCACGGTGCCGGCGGCGATGACCGTCGCTGCGATCGCGATGTACGTCGGTGGTCGGCTCGGTGCTGCCCGCGGTGGTGACCTGCTGCGCTTCCTGGGCGCTCGAGGTCGCATCGAGGTCACCTCGCCGACCCGCGGTGGCATCACCAAGCTCGTCGACACCTCCGCGCTGATCGACGGGCGGATCCTCGAGGTCGCCCGTGGTGGGTTCCTGGAGGGGACCGTGGTCATCCCGCGCTTCATCCTCGAGGAGCTGCAGCGCCTGGCCGACACCGAGGAGCCGCGGCGGCGACGCGCCGGCCGCCGCGGCCTGGAGGCCCTGCAGCGCCTGCAACACGAACAGGTCGTCGGTGTGGAGGTCACCGACGACGACGTCGCGCAGTTCGCCGACGTCGACGCGAAGCTCGCCGCACTCGCCCGTGAGCGGCGCGCGGCGTTGCTGACGGTCGACGCGAACCTGTCCCGTGTCGCCGAGATCTCCGGCGTGCGGGTGCTCAACCTGCACGCGCTGGCCGAGGCGCTCCGCCCGCCCGTCCTGCCCGGCGACCGCATCGAGATCCGGATCAACAAGCCGGGCCGTGAACCGGGCCAGGGCGTCGGGTACCTGCCTGACGGCACGATGGTCGTCGTCGAGCGCGCCCGCCCACACGTCGGGGAGCAGGTGACCGCGGAGGTCGCGTCGCTGTTGCAGAACCGCAACGGGCGCATGGTCTTCGCGACCCTGCAGGACCAGTGA